One Pectobacterium colocasium DNA segment encodes these proteins:
- the glpA gene encoding anaerobic glycerol-3-phosphate dehydrogenase subunit A yields MMQNTGNWRETDVVVIGGGATGAGTARDCALRGLRCLLLERYDIATGATGRNHGLLHSGARYAVTDGESARECIEENQILRRIARHCIEPTDGLFITLPEDDLGWQAQFITACQQAGIRAQAIDPQEALRLEPAANPALIGAVRVPDGSVDPFRLTAANMIDACEHGAEVLTYHEVIGLIRQGDRVTGVRVFDHKKAVETEIYAKVVVNAGGIWGQHIAEYADLRVRMFPAKGALLILGHRINNMVINRCRKPADADILVPGDTISLIGTTSTHIDYDQIDNILVTPAEVETLMREGSMLAPSLASTRILRAYAGVRPLVASDSDPSGRSVSRGIVLLDHASRDGLEGFITITGGKLMTYRLMAEWVTDAVCKKLGHDVACSTAQTPLPGSESLDEVKTVPHALSAYPPAKPLSAPLRGSAIYRHGERAGRMLSGERLDRSLVCECEAVTAGEVRYAVESLQVNNLIDLRRRTRVGMGTCQGELCACRAAGLLCRLGTATPEQSLTQLSQFLNERWKGIRPIAWGNALRESEFTSWVYQGLCGLTASDSQEDRHAL; encoded by the coding sequence ATGATGCAAAATACTGGGAACTGGCGTGAAACTGACGTAGTTGTCATCGGCGGTGGCGCGACGGGAGCAGGTACTGCAAGGGATTGCGCCCTGCGCGGACTGCGCTGCCTGTTGCTTGAACGTTATGATATCGCGACCGGTGCGACTGGGCGTAACCACGGCCTGTTACACAGTGGTGCCCGCTACGCGGTAACCGATGGCGAGTCTGCCCGCGAATGTATTGAAGAGAATCAGATTCTCCGGCGGATTGCCCGTCACTGTATTGAACCCACCGACGGCCTGTTTATCACGTTACCGGAAGACGATCTCGGCTGGCAGGCGCAGTTTATTACCGCCTGCCAGCAAGCGGGGATTCGCGCCCAGGCGATAGATCCGCAGGAAGCGCTGCGGCTGGAGCCGGCAGCTAATCCGGCGTTGATTGGCGCGGTGCGCGTACCGGATGGTTCCGTCGATCCTTTTCGCCTGACAGCGGCCAACATGATCGATGCCTGCGAGCACGGCGCGGAAGTGCTGACCTATCATGAGGTTATCGGGCTGATTCGTCAGGGCGATCGGGTTACCGGTGTGCGCGTTTTCGACCATAAAAAAGCTGTGGAAACAGAAATATACGCAAAGGTGGTCGTCAACGCGGGCGGTATCTGGGGACAACACATTGCGGAATATGCCGATCTGCGCGTGCGCATGTTCCCGGCAAAGGGCGCACTGCTGATTCTTGGGCACCGCATCAACAACATGGTGATCAACCGCTGCCGCAAACCGGCGGATGCCGACATTCTGGTGCCGGGCGACACTATTTCGCTGATCGGCACGACCTCAACCCACATCGACTACGACCAAATCGACAACATACTGGTGACGCCTGCCGAGGTGGAAACGCTGATGCGGGAAGGCTCCATGTTGGCGCCGTCGCTGGCAAGCACGCGAATTCTGCGTGCCTATGCTGGTGTCCGTCCGCTGGTTGCCAGCGACAGTGATCCCAGCGGTCGTAGCGTAAGCCGTGGCATTGTGCTGCTCGACCACGCCAGTCGCGACGGACTGGAAGGGTTTATCACGATCACTGGCGGCAAGCTGATGACCTATCGCCTGATGGCGGAATGGGTGACGGACGCCGTCTGCAAAAAGCTGGGTCATGACGTGGCCTGCTCGACGGCACAGACGCCGCTGCCCGGATCGGAATCACTGGATGAAGTGAAAACCGTTCCCCATGCGCTGTCTGCCTATCCACCAGCAAAACCGCTCTCGGCACCGCTGCGCGGTTCGGCGATTTATCGCCACGGTGAACGTGCCGGAAGAATGCTGTCCGGTGAGCGTCTGGATCGCAGCCTGGTGTGTGAATGCGAGGCCGTGACGGCGGGGGAAGTGCGCTACGCCGTTGAATCATTGCAGGTGAATAACCTGATTGACCTGCGTCGGCGTACTCGCGTTGGCATGGGCACCTGTCAGGGGGAACTGTGCGCCTGTCGTGCGGCAGGTCTGTTGTGCCGTCTGGGCACTGCGACGCCGGAGCAGTCGCTCACGCAGCTCAGCCAGTTTTTGAACGAACGCTGGAAAGGCATTCGGCCGATTGCCTGGGGCAATGCCCTGCGTGAAAGCGAATTCACCAGTTGGGTTTATCAGGGTTTGTGCGGCCTGACGGCCAGCGACAGTCAGGAGGATCGCCATGCGTTATGA
- the glpT gene encoding glycerol-3-phosphate transporter yields the protein MLSIFRPAAHQARVSQDRVDPLYRRLRWQIFMGIFFGYAAYYLVRKNFALAMPYLIEQGFSRGDLGFALSGISIAYGFSKFIMGSVSDRSNPRVFLPAGLILAAAVMLFMGFVPWATSSIAIMFVLLFLCGWFQGMGWPPCGRTMVHWWSQKERGGIVSVWNCAHNVGGGIPPLLFLLGMAWFNDWKAALYMPAFAAILVALIAFALMRDTPQSCGLPPIEEYKNDYPVDYNDKAEEELTAKQIFMQYVFPNKLLWYIAIANVFVYLLRYGILDWSPTYLKEVKHFALDKSSWAYFLYEYAGIPGTLLCGWMSDKVFKGNRGATGVFFMTLVTIATIVYWMNPAGNPGVDMACMIVIGFLIYGPVMLIGLHALELAPKKAAGTAAGFTGLFGYLGGSVAASAIVGYTVDFFGWDGGFMVMIGGSIMAVLLLIVVMLNEKKHKAELASRA from the coding sequence ATGCTGAGTATTTTTAGACCCGCAGCCCACCAGGCGCGCGTATCGCAGGATCGTGTCGATCCCCTCTATCGCCGTCTGCGCTGGCAGATTTTCATGGGGATCTTTTTTGGCTACGCCGCCTACTATCTGGTACGTAAAAACTTCGCACTCGCCATGCCTTACCTGATTGAGCAAGGCTTCTCGCGCGGCGATCTTGGTTTTGCGCTGTCCGGCATTTCCATTGCCTACGGTTTTTCCAAATTCATCATGGGTTCGGTATCTGACCGTTCCAACCCGCGCGTGTTCTTGCCTGCTGGTCTGATTCTGGCCGCTGCCGTTATGCTGTTCATGGGCTTCGTACCGTGGGCAACGTCCAGCATCGCGATTATGTTCGTTCTGCTGTTCCTGTGCGGATGGTTCCAGGGAATGGGATGGCCGCCGTGCGGACGCACCATGGTTCACTGGTGGTCACAGAAAGAACGTGGTGGGATCGTGTCCGTGTGGAACTGTGCTCACAACGTCGGTGGCGGTATTCCTCCGCTGCTGTTCCTGCTGGGTATGGCCTGGTTCAACGACTGGAAAGCCGCACTCTACATGCCAGCCTTCGCTGCCATTCTGGTTGCGCTGATTGCCTTTGCGCTGATGCGCGATACCCCGCAATCCTGTGGTTTGCCGCCAATCGAAGAGTACAAAAACGACTATCCTGTTGATTATAATGATAAAGCAGAAGAAGAACTGACAGCGAAGCAGATCTTCATGCAGTACGTTTTCCCGAACAAACTGCTGTGGTACATCGCTATCGCTAACGTCTTCGTTTACCTGCTGCGTTACGGCATCCTCGACTGGTCACCGACTTACCTGAAAGAAGTGAAACACTTCGCGCTGGATAAATCCTCCTGGGCTTACTTCCTGTACGAATACGCCGGTATTCCGGGTACGCTGCTGTGCGGCTGGATGTCCGATAAGGTGTTCAAAGGCAACCGTGGTGCAACAGGCGTATTCTTTATGACGCTGGTTACCATCGCAACCATCGTCTATTGGATGAACCCAGCCGGTAACCCTGGCGTGGATATGGCCTGTATGATCGTCATCGGCTTCCTGATCTACGGCCCGGTTATGCTGATTGGTCTGCACGCGCTGGAACTGGCACCGAAGAAAGCAGCAGGGACAGCAGCAGGCTTTACCGGTCTGTTCGGCTACCTCGGTGGTTCCGTTGCCGCCAGCGCCATCGTCGGCTACACCGTTGACTTCTTCGGTTGGGATGGCGGCTTCATGGTCATGATCGGCGGCAGTATTATGGCTGTACTTCTGCTGATTGTTGTTATGCTGAATGAGAAAAAGCATAAAGCAGAGTTAGCCAGCCGCGCCTAA
- the yigL gene encoding sugar/pyridoxal phosphate phosphatase YigL: protein MYHVVASDLDGTLLSPDHSLSPYAKETLRLLTEKGIHFVFATGRHHMDVAQIRDNLGISAFMITSNGARVHNSQGELIFSHNLDQDIARDLYSVVHNNPDMLTHVYRDDEWFMNRPRAEEERFFKESIFKYKLFEPALLETDGVSKVFFTCDSHEQLLPLEEAINARWGDRVNVSFSTLTCLEVMAGGVSKGHALEQVAKIIGFSLKECVAFGDGMNDYEMLSMAGKGCVMQNAHQRLKDLLPDREVIGSNADSAVPNYLRELFLK, encoded by the coding sequence ATGTACCATGTCGTTGCTTCCGATTTAGATGGCACACTGCTGTCACCTGACCACTCGCTGTCCCCGTATGCGAAAGAAACCCTCAGGCTGCTGACGGAAAAAGGGATTCACTTTGTGTTCGCTACCGGACGGCACCACATGGATGTCGCGCAGATCCGCGATAATCTCGGCATCAGCGCGTTTATGATTACCTCGAATGGCGCACGAGTGCATAACTCGCAGGGCGAGCTGATTTTCAGTCACAATCTGGATCAGGACATTGCCCGCGACCTTTACAGCGTCGTACACAATAACCCCGATATGCTGACGCACGTTTATCGTGATGACGAGTGGTTTATGAACCGTCCGCGTGCGGAAGAAGAGCGTTTCTTCAAAGAGTCGATCTTTAAATACAAGCTGTTTGAGCCTGCGTTGCTGGAAACCGATGGCGTTAGCAAGGTGTTCTTTACCTGTGATTCCCATGAACAATTGCTGCCGCTGGAAGAAGCGATCAACGCGCGCTGGGGCGATCGCGTTAACGTGAGTTTTTCGACGCTCACGTGTCTGGAAGTGATGGCGGGCGGCGTATCGAAAGGCCATGCGCTTGAGCAGGTGGCGAAGATTATCGGCTTCTCGCTCAAAGAGTGCGTGGCGTTTGGTGATGGCATGAACGACTACGAAATGCTGTCGATGGCGGGTAAAGGCTGCGTCATGCAGAACGCGCATCAGCGCTTGAAAGATTTACTGCCGGATCGTGAAGTGATTGGGTCTAACGCAGACAGCGCTGTGCCGAATTACCTGCGGGAGCTGTTTCTGAAATAA
- the pldB gene encoding lysophospholipase L2: MVQRHNTLFTSERLTPEGLTSNLLTREAQFAAFATGELLDFWRQREEGEFPGVDDVPIRFVRFTASQHDKIVVVFSGRIESYVKYSEVAYDLFHSGYDVLIMDHRGQGRSGRVLQDGHRGHVVRFSDYVDDAETLCQQHIGPKRYIHRFALAHSMGGAILARLLIRQPAMFDAVALCAPMFGIRLPLPHCVVGWIVDWAERRPAIRDYYAIGTGQWRPLPYRMNVLTHSRERYQRSIRFYADSPDLRVGGPTYHWVREAIQAGKQLQAQASMVTTPLLLLQAGEERVVDNRSQNAFCQALAQSGNANAHGVLQVIPGARHEILFETDTLRAQAFALILAHFARYH, encoded by the coding sequence ATGGTTCAACGCCACAATACGTTGTTTACGTCGGAACGGTTAACGCCTGAGGGGTTAACCTCGAACCTGCTAACGCGAGAAGCGCAGTTTGCCGCTTTTGCTACCGGAGAATTACTGGATTTCTGGCGTCAGCGCGAAGAGGGTGAATTCCCTGGCGTTGATGACGTGCCTATCCGGTTTGTTCGTTTTACCGCGTCACAGCACGACAAGATTGTCGTTGTCTTTTCAGGCCGTATCGAAAGCTATGTCAAATATAGCGAAGTGGCTTATGACCTCTTTCATAGCGGCTATGATGTACTCATCATGGATCACCGTGGGCAAGGTCGGTCTGGGCGGGTGCTGCAAGACGGCCACCGCGGACACGTCGTGCGCTTCAGCGATTATGTTGATGATGCCGAAACGCTGTGTCAGCAGCACATTGGCCCTAAACGATATATCCACCGGTTTGCGTTAGCGCATTCAATGGGGGGCGCGATTCTGGCACGGTTGCTGATTCGTCAGCCCGCGATGTTTGATGCCGTGGCGCTGTGCGCGCCGATGTTTGGTATCCGCTTGCCGCTTCCTCATTGCGTCGTGGGGTGGATTGTCGATTGGGCAGAGCGTCGCCCGGCAATACGCGATTATTACGCCATCGGCACCGGACAGTGGCGCCCGTTGCCTTATCGGATGAATGTGCTGACGCACAGCCGTGAACGCTACCAGCGCAGCATTCGATTTTATGCGGATTCACCGGATTTGCGCGTCGGCGGCCCCACTTATCACTGGGTGCGTGAAGCGATACAGGCGGGGAAACAGTTGCAGGCACAGGCCAGCATGGTCACTACGCCGCTTCTGCTGCTACAGGCAGGAGAGGAGCGCGTAGTGGATAACCGCAGCCAGAATGCGTTTTGTCAGGCGCTGGCGCAGAGCGGTAACGCCAATGCGCATGGCGTTTTACAGGTTATCCCCGGTGCGCGGCATGAAATTCTCTTTGAAACGGATACGCTCCGCGCTCAGGCATTTGCGCTGATTCTGGCACACTTTGCGCGTTATCATTGA
- the rhtB gene encoding homoserine/homoserine lactone efflux protein — MTLDWWLTYLLTTLILSLSPGSGAINTMSTGISHGYRGAAASICGLQVGLAIHIVLVGIGLGALLNQSVLAFDMLKWLGAAYLIWLGIQQWRAAGALDLQAIASAMPRRRLFKRAVLVNLTNPKSIVFLAALFPQFIIPHQPQAAQYLVLGVTTVVVDIIVMIGYATLATRIAGWLKGPRQMKMLNRIFGSLFVLVGALLATARKA, encoded by the coding sequence ATGACATTGGATTGGTGGTTAACCTATTTACTCACAACGCTAATTCTCAGCCTGTCGCCCGGTTCTGGTGCCATCAACACCATGAGCACCGGAATTAGCCACGGCTATCGCGGCGCAGCGGCCTCGATCTGTGGTTTACAGGTCGGGCTGGCGATTCATATTGTGCTGGTCGGCATCGGGCTGGGCGCGCTGCTTAACCAGTCCGTACTGGCTTTCGATATGCTGAAATGGCTGGGCGCAGCGTATCTGATTTGGCTGGGGATTCAGCAATGGCGTGCAGCTGGCGCACTGGATCTTCAGGCGATTGCCAGCGCAATGCCGCGCCGTAGACTCTTTAAACGCGCGGTGCTGGTGAATCTAACCAACCCAAAAAGCATTGTGTTTCTGGCAGCGCTTTTCCCGCAGTTCATTATCCCCCACCAGCCGCAGGCCGCACAGTATCTGGTGTTGGGCGTCACCACCGTTGTGGTCGATATTATCGTGATGATTGGGTACGCCACGCTGGCCACGCGCATCGCCGGCTGGCTAAAAGGCCCACGGCAGATGAAGATGCTTAACCGGATATTCGGTTCACTGTTTGTGCTGGTTGGCGCGTTACTTGCCACCGCGAGAAAAGCCTGA